The following proteins are co-located in the Brevibacillus laterosporus DSM 25 genome:
- the infC gene encoding translation initiation factor IF-3 encodes MLVNEAIRAREVRLIGANGDQLGVVPLREALRIAQESDLDLVNVAPTAKPPVCRIMDFGKFKYEQSKKEKEARKNQKIVELKEVRFSSNIEEHDFQTKLRNVLKFLGEEHKVKCTIRFRGREITHSEIGQQVLERVAAACEQVATVERKPKIEGRSMIMILAPTPKSEK; translated from the coding sequence ATGTTGGTGAATGAGGCGATTCGTGCTCGAGAAGTACGCTTAATTGGTGCTAACGGTGACCAACTAGGTGTAGTACCACTGAGAGAAGCATTACGTATTGCACAAGAATCTGATTTAGATCTTGTCAACGTAGCTCCTACAGCAAAACCTCCCGTTTGCCGTATCATGGACTTTGGTAAGTTCAAGTATGAGCAATCGAAAAAGGAGAAAGAAGCTCGCAAGAACCAAAAAATTGTTGAGCTGAAGGAAGTTCGTTTTTCCTCTAACATTGAGGAACACGATTTCCAAACGAAACTTCGCAATGTGCTAAAGTTTCTGGGTGAAGAACACAAAGTGAAATGTACGATTCGTTTTCGCGGTCGTGAAATTACCCACTCTGAAATCGGACAACAGGTGCTGGAACGTGTAGCAGCCGCTTGTGAACAAGTAGCAACGGTTGAACGCAAACCAAAAATCGAAGGTCGTAGCATGATTATGATCTTAGCTCCAACTCCGAAATCGGAAAAATAG
- the rpmI gene encoding 50S ribosomal protein L35 produces the protein MPKMKTHSGAAKRFKKTGSGRLKRDSAYTSHLFANKSTKAKRHLRKGGMVSKGDQKRIEQMITYL, from the coding sequence ATGCCTAAAATGAAAACTCACAGTGGAGCAGCAAAACGCTTCAAAAAGACTGGAAGCGGTCGTTTGAAACGTGATTCTGCTTACACGAGCCATTTGTTTGCTAACAAGAGCACTAAAGCGAAGCGTCATCTTCGCAAAGGTGGAATGGTTTCTAAAGGGGACCAAAAACGCATTGAGCAAATGATCACTTACTTGTAA
- the rplT gene encoding 50S ribosomal protein L20 — MPRVKGGIVTRRRHKKILKLAKGYFGSKHRLFKSANAQVMKSLMYAYRDRRQKKRDFRKLWITRINAQARMNGLSYSRLMHGLKLAGVEVNRKMLADLAVNDKAAFNDIATVAKSKLNA, encoded by the coding sequence ATGCCAAGAGTAAAAGGTGGCATTGTGACACGTCGTCGTCATAAGAAAATCTTGAAATTAGCCAAAGGTTACTTTGGTTCTAAACACCGTCTGTTTAAATCCGCTAATGCACAAGTAATGAAGTCCCTGATGTACGCGTATCGTGACCGTCGTCAGAAAAAACGTGACTTCCGCAAATTGTGGATCACTCGTATCAACGCACAAGCTCGCATGAATGGTCTTTCTTACAGCCGTTTAATGCACGGTTTGAAACTAGCTGGTGTTGAAGTAAACCGCAAAATGTTGGCTGATCTAGCTGTTAACGATAAAGCTGCTTTCAACGACATTGCTACAGTTGCTAAAAGCAAATTGAACGCGTAA
- a CDS encoding aminotransferase class I/II-fold pyridoxal phosphate-dependent enzyme, producing the protein MHIDTRLAQIGVGKDKTTGSLSFPIYHATAYRHPALGESTGFDYTRTANPTRTVLEEAIANLEGGDGGFACSSGMAAIQTILGLFSYGDHLVVSLDLYGGTYRLFEQIMKRYGVTCMYVDMCQPELVEAAITSQTRALFIETPTNPLMQITDLRCMLDIAKRYQLLSIVDNTFMTPYYQRPLELGADIVFHSATKYLAGHNDVLSGLIVTKGTELTEKIGFLHNSIGAVLGPQDCWLVMRGLKTLALRMDRHQSNAIAVVEFLQAHPAVSEVFYPGLPTHPGYDSQTEQASGYSGMVSFRIKEQSLVAIFLKQLQIVSFAESLGGVESLCTYPATQTHADIPVEVREQVGVCNRLLRLSVGIEHPDDLIADLKFALDKCLQIEECIR; encoded by the coding sequence ATGCATATTGACACACGTTTGGCACAGATTGGGGTAGGGAAGGACAAAACAACGGGATCGCTCAGTTTTCCGATCTATCATGCAACAGCTTACCGACATCCAGCGTTGGGTGAAAGCACAGGATTTGATTATACAAGGACGGCTAATCCAACACGCACGGTACTTGAGGAGGCAATCGCTAATTTAGAGGGAGGAGACGGTGGCTTTGCCTGCTCTTCAGGAATGGCAGCGATACAGACAATTTTGGGTTTGTTTTCTTATGGCGACCATTTAGTTGTCTCACTCGATCTATATGGTGGGACGTATCGATTATTTGAGCAAATTATGAAACGATACGGTGTTACTTGCATGTATGTTGATATGTGTCAGCCGGAGCTAGTGGAAGCTGCTATTACTAGTCAAACACGAGCGTTGTTCATAGAAACCCCTACCAATCCCCTTATGCAAATCACCGATTTGAGATGCATGCTTGATATTGCCAAACGCTATCAATTGTTGTCTATTGTTGACAATACATTTATGACTCCCTATTATCAGCGACCGTTGGAGTTAGGAGCAGATATCGTCTTTCACAGTGCTACGAAGTATTTAGCTGGACATAATGATGTGCTATCTGGATTGATCGTGACGAAGGGCACTGAGCTGACCGAAAAGATCGGTTTTTTGCATAATTCCATTGGAGCGGTACTTGGTCCACAGGATTGCTGGTTGGTGATGCGTGGATTAAAAACCTTGGCATTGCGTATGGATCGTCATCAATCAAATGCTATTGCTGTCGTTGAATTTTTGCAAGCTCATCCAGCGGTGTCAGAAGTCTTTTACCCTGGATTACCCACCCATCCGGGGTATGACAGTCAGACGGAGCAAGCAAGTGGTTACAGTGGAATGGTTTCCTTTCGCATCAAGGAACAATCTTTGGTCGCTATCTTTTTAAAGCAATTACAAATCGTTTCATTTGCGGAAAGTCTAGGCGGTGTAGAATCCTTATGCACCTATCCGGCTACACAGACACATGCAGATATTCCAGTAGAAGTACGAGAACAGGTAGGAGTTTGCAACCGATTACTACGCCTATCAGTGGGAATTGAGCATCCTGATGATTTGATCGCTGATTTAAAATTTGCCTTGGAT